The proteins below come from a single Candidatus Methanoperedens sp. genomic window:
- a CDS encoding class I SAM-dependent methyltransferase, with amino-acid sequence MPAGHTCLRPPEARLGMVGSGTTLVECKLLGRRAAGVDINPDAVMVARNRLDFAYAPLDADYRAPEIKTYVGDARSLDLIESESIDLIATHPPYASIIPYSHNREGDLSSVHNIAEFEQEMRRVASECMRVLKPGKHCTVLIGDTRRSKHFVPITPRVLMSFLEAGFILREDIIKLQWKMKSTREKWFGKKYDFYLIGHEHLYVFRKPESGEKTARFRESMKWW; translated from the coding sequence ATGCCTGCGGGGCATACGTGTCTGCGCCCTCCCGAGGCGCGACTCGGGATGGTGGGCTCAGGCACAACGCTTGTGGAATGCAAGCTTCTGGGCAGGCGCGCCGCGGGTGTGGACATCAATCCCGACGCTGTCATGGTGGCGCGCAACAGGCTGGATTTCGCTTATGCGCCTCTGGATGCTGATTATCGAGCGCCGGAGATTAAGACGTATGTCGGGGATGCGCGGTCGCTTGACCTGATTGAGAGCGAATCCATTGACCTTATCGCTACCCATCCTCCCTATGCCAGCATCATCCCGTACTCGCACAACCGCGAGGGCGACCTGTCGAGCGTGCACAACATCGCCGAGTTCGAGCAGGAGATGCGGCGTGTGGCTAGTGAGTGCATGCGCGTGCTCAAGCCCGGAAAGCACTGCACCGTCCTGATAGGTGATACAAGGCGCAGCAAGCATTTCGTGCCCATCACGCCGCGGGTGCTGATGAGCTTCCTTGAGGCAGGGTTCATTCTGAGGGAGGATATCATCAAGCTGCAGTGGAAGATGAAGAGCACAAGGGAGAAGTGGTTCGGGAAGAAGTACGATTTTTACCTGATAGGGCATGAGCACCTGTACGTGTTCAGGAAGCCGGAGTCGGGGGAGAAGACGGCGAGGTTCAGGGAGAGCATGAAGTGGTGGTAG
- a CDS encoding DUF2283 domain-containing protein → MVSVEFDSEVNAMYIHLKKGKVDRSEPLADNVIVDVDKKGEAIGIEILLPKHDIRVSEFVSKALKVEA, encoded by the coding sequence ATGGTTTCAGTAGAATTTGATTCAGAAGTTAATGCGATGTATATCCATTTAAAAAAAGGAAAAGTAGATAGATCTGAGCCTTTAGCAGACAATGTTATTGTCGATGTTGATAAAAAGGGAGAAGCAATAGGCATTGAGATCTTACTTCCAAAACATGATATAAGGGTATCGGAGTTCGTTTCTAAAGCTTTAAAGGTAGAGGCATAA
- a CDS encoding type II toxin-antitoxin system RelE/ParE family toxin, protein MYRIVLTKRAEKSLTALPEDVQSRCGGVFGELQYSFAPIRMDVIKLKGHTGTYRIRLGDWRIIYNVDKKNKLIIIYDILPRKTAYRGLKL, encoded by the coding sequence ATGTATAGAATAGTTTTAACAAAAAGAGCCGAGAAAAGCCTTACTGCACTTCCTGAGGATGTTCAAAGCAGATGTGGAGGTGTCTTTGGCGAACTTCAATATTCTTTTGCACCCATCAGAATGGACGTTATAAAACTCAAAGGTCATACGGGTACTTACAGAATACGCCTTGGAGATTGGCGAATCATCTATAATGTTGATAAAAAGAACAAACTAATTATTATATACGATATTCTGCCGAGAAAGACCGCTTATAGAGGCTTAAAGCTATGA
- a CDS encoding DNA methyltransferase: MREITRTDYKQFLQSHSEVEIGETTIKLQQKWKLSKFAPSTFTPETTTVWSFPDRGDWATHVGNYRGNWSPYIPRNLILRYTAPGELVLDQMAGSGTTLVECKLLGRRAVGVDINPDAVMVARNRLDFAYTPLDAEYKVPEIRTYAGDARSLDLIENESIDLIATHPPYASIIPYSHDRQGDLSSVHSIAEFEQEMRRCGQ; encoded by the coding sequence TTGCGCGAAATCACAAGGACCGACTACAAACAATTCCTCCAATCCCATTCGGAAGTCGAAATCGGAGAAACAACAATAAAACTCCAGCAGAAGTGGAAGCTCTCAAAATTCGCCCCCTCCACCTTCACCCCAGAAACCACCACGGTCTGGAGCTTCCCCGACCGCGGCGACTGGGCAACGCACGTAGGGAATTACAGGGGCAATTGGTCGCCATACATCCCGCGCAACCTCATTCTTCGCTACACGGCGCCGGGAGAACTTGTGCTCGACCAGATGGCGGGGTCTGGCACCACGCTTGTGGAATGCAAGCTCCTGGGACGGCGCGCCGTGGGCGTGGACATCAATCCCGATGCTGTCATGGTGGCGCGCAACAGGCTGGATTTCGCCTATACACCGCTGGATGCCGAGTATAAAGTACCGGAAATCAGGACATACGCGGGAGATGCGCGCTCACTTGACCTGATAGAGAATGAATCCATTGACCTCATCGCTACCCATCCGCCCTACGCCAGCATCATCCCTTATTCCCACGACCGCCAGGGCGACCTCTCAAGCGTGCACAGCATCGCCGAGTTCGAGCAGGAGATGCGGCGGTGTGGCCAGTGA